The Cydia pomonella isolate Wapato2018A chromosome 17, ilCydPomo1, whole genome shotgun sequence genome includes a window with the following:
- the LOC133527099 gene encoding lipase 1-like has product MNLSRVIITILCVLSILHTSKAENDTDSLFTRVSEATLSEDGKLDFPQLATKYGLSVEQYDVTTEDGYILTIFYVAKDFNATNTPILLFHGIIDSCYTYMLRGNTSWVYTLAEAGYGVWVGNNRGNLYGRRHVTLNPGKDDKFWDYSLHEIGYYDLAATIDFIRNKTNSASILTIGHSQGTSAHFVLTSMRPEYNDRIKLFVALAPIAYLNNLEPPVSIAAAAGPAIAALLKTLNINELLENHSAASNLVTLLCSKGVVSYVACGFGTLFPLAGFDPAGLEEEFLTGVVFGHYPSATSRKSLVHYDQIVLRREFAQYDYGTIRNLAKYGSESPPAYNLTAVTVNVALFVGSSDGVSKLKDTEHLNNILPNVLQYKVMELKRWNHVDFVWGKDIMSEYLYPPVLELLEKYRN; this is encoded by the coding sequence ATGAATTTATCTCGTGTCATCATCACTATACTGTGCGTATTAAGTATTTTGCATACAAGCAAGGCGGAGAACGATACTGATTCGCTATTTACCAGAGTCTCAGAAGCGACTTTATCTGAAGATGGAAAGCTTGATTTTCCACAGTTGGCGACCAAATACGGCCTGTCCGTCGAACAATATGACGTGACCACTGAAGATGGCTACATCCTTACGATCTTCTACGTCGCAAAAGATTTCAATGCCACTAACACGCCTATCTTGCTGTTCCATGGTATAATTGACTCATGCTACACGTATATGCTTAGAGGAAATACCTCATGGGTTTACACTTTGGCTGAGGCAGGCTACGGAGTTTGGGTCGGTAATAACAGAGGGAACTTATACGGCCGAAGACATGTCACTCTGAATCCGGGCAAAGATGACAAATTCTGGGATTACAGCTTGCATGAAATTGGCTACTATGACCTCGCTGCTACAATAGATTTCATtcgcaataaaacaaattctgCCAGCATTTTAACCATCGGCCATTCTCAGGGAACTTCAGCGCATTTTGTGCTCACTTCAATGAGACCAGAGTACAATGacagaataaaattatttgtcgCCTTAGCACCTATAGCTTATCTGAACAATTTGGAGCCACCAGTATCCATCGCAGCAGCAGCGGGACCAGCTATTGCGGCGTTATTAAAAACGCTGAACATCAATGAATTACTGGAAAATCATAGCGCAGCGTCAAACCTTGTAACTCTACTATGTAGCAAAGGCGTAGTCAGTTATGTTGCATGTGGTTTTGGTACGCTCTTCCCGTTGGCGGGCTTTGATCCAGCAGGGCTTGAAGAAGAGTTTTTAACTGGGGTTGTTTTCGGTCATTATCCTAGCGCAACGTCAAGGAAAAGCTTGGTACATTATGATCAAATTGTTTTGAGACGTGAATTCGCTCAGTACGACTACGGAACTATCCGAAATTTGGCTAAGTATGGAAGTGAAAGTCCACCAGCCTATAACCTGACAGCTGTGACTGTCAACGTTGCCTTGTTCGTGGGTAGCTCTGATGGTGTGTCTAAGCTAAAGGACACGGAACACTTGAATAATATACTCCCTAACGTGTTGCAATATAAGGTGATGGAGCTCAAACGGTGGAATCATGTAGACTTCGTGTGGGGAAAAGATATCATGTCTGAATATCTTTACCCACCCGTTTTAGAACTCTTAGAAAAATATAGGAActga